One Microvirga lotononidis genomic window carries:
- a CDS encoding NAD(P)-dependent alcohol dehydrogenase translates to MTVKAFGAYAGDKPLEPMDINRRSVGPHDVGIEIAFCGVCHSDIHQVRSEWAGTLYPCVPGHEIVGRVSAVGAHVSSHKVGDLVGVGCIVDSCKRCDDCSDGLENYCDHMVGTYNGPTPDAPGHTLGGYSQQIVVHERYVLRISHPEEQLAAVAPLLCAGITTYSPLRHWDVGPGHKVGVVGIGGLGHMGIKLANAMGAHVVAFTTSESKREAATALGAHEVVVSRNADEMAAHAGSLDFILNTVAAAHDLDAFFALLKRDGTMTLVGAPATPHPSPEVFSLIMKRRSLAGSMIGGIPETQEMLDFCAKHGIVADIELIRADGINEAYERMLKGDVKYRFVIDTASLAS, encoded by the coding sequence ATGACTGTAAAGGCCTTTGGCGCCTACGCCGGAGACAAGCCGCTCGAACCGATGGATATCAACCGCCGGTCGGTCGGGCCTCATGATGTCGGTATCGAGATTGCCTTCTGTGGCGTGTGCCACTCGGACATCCATCAGGTGCGCTCAGAATGGGCAGGCACCCTGTATCCTTGCGTGCCGGGGCACGAGATCGTCGGACGCGTGTCGGCGGTCGGTGCGCATGTGTCGAGCCACAAGGTCGGCGATCTGGTCGGCGTCGGGTGCATCGTTGACAGTTGCAAGCGCTGCGACGATTGCAGCGACGGATTGGAAAACTACTGCGACCACATGGTGGGCACCTACAATGGTCCCACGCCCGATGCACCGGGTCACACGCTGGGAGGCTACTCGCAGCAGATCGTGGTGCATGAGCGTTATGTGCTGCGCATCAGCCACCCCGAGGAGCAACTGGCTGCCGTTGCGCCGCTGCTATGCGCCGGCATCACCACGTATTCGCCGCTGCGCCATTGGGACGTCGGCCCCGGCCACAAGGTGGGCGTGGTCGGCATCGGCGGCCTGGGCCACATGGGCATCAAGCTCGCAAACGCGATGGGTGCGCACGTGGTGGCGTTCACCACCTCCGAGTCGAAGCGCGAGGCCGCAACGGCATTGGGCGCGCATGAGGTCGTCGTCTCCCGCAACGCCGACGAGATGGCAGCGCACGCCGGGAGCCTCGACTTCATCCTCAACACGGTGGCAGCGGCGCATGACCTCGACGCCTTCTTCGCACTGCTCAAGCGCGACGGAACCATGACGCTCGTCGGCGCACCGGCAACGCCGCATCCGTCGCCGGAGGTGTTCAGCCTGATCATGAAGCGCCGCAGCCTGGCCGGCTCGATGATCGGCGGCATCCCCGAGACGCAGGAGATGCTGGACTTCTGTGCCAAGCACGGGATCGTTGCCGACATCGAGCTGATCCGGGCGGACGGGATCAACGAGGCCTACGAGCGGATGCTCAAGGGCGACGTGAAGTATCGCTTCGTGATCGACACCGCATCCCTGGCATCCTGA
- a CDS encoding LysR family transcriptional regulator: MARENINDLIAFLAVARERSFTKAAAQLGVSQSALSHTVRGLEERLGVRLLTRTTRSVAPTQAGERLLRTAGPRLAEIEAELDGLSEFREKPAGTIRITAGYHVTETILWPKLRTFLPDYPDIKVEIALEEGLTNIVEQRFDAGVRLGEQVAKDMIAMRISPDVRFAVIGAPSYFAGRSRPITPQNLLGHTCINLRLPTYGGLYAWEFERDGQELAVRVDGQLVFNGIFQVLNAAVDGFGLAHVPEDIALPHIASGRLQRVLEDWCPSWTGYHLYYPSRRQSSPAFNLVVEALRQQG; this comes from the coding sequence ATGGCCCGCGAGAACATCAACGACCTGATCGCCTTCCTGGCGGTTGCGCGGGAGCGGAGCTTCACGAAGGCCGCCGCACAGCTCGGCGTCTCGCAATCGGCCCTGAGCCACACGGTGCGCGGCCTTGAGGAACGATTGGGCGTGCGGCTCCTGACCCGGACCACGCGCTCTGTGGCGCCCACTCAGGCCGGGGAGCGCCTCCTCCGGACCGCGGGCCCCAGGCTGGCCGAGATCGAGGCCGAGTTGGATGGATTGAGCGAGTTCAGAGAGAAGCCTGCCGGCACGATCAGGATCACGGCGGGCTACCATGTCACTGAGACGATCCTCTGGCCGAAGCTCAGGACGTTTCTTCCCGACTACCCCGACATCAAGGTGGAAATTGCCCTTGAAGAGGGCCTGACCAACATCGTCGAGCAGCGGTTCGATGCGGGCGTGCGCCTTGGCGAGCAGGTTGCCAAGGACATGATCGCGATGCGCATCAGCCCCGATGTTCGTTTTGCGGTGATCGGGGCACCATCCTACTTCGCGGGCAGATCACGGCCCATCACCCCTCAGAACCTCCTCGGCCATACCTGCATCAACCTGCGCCTGCCCACCTATGGCGGGCTTTACGCCTGGGAGTTCGAACGGGATGGACAGGAACTGGCCGTCCGGGTCGACGGCCAACTCGTGTTCAACGGTATCTTTCAGGTCCTCAATGCCGCGGTGGACGGCTTCGGGCTCGCCCACGTCCCGGAGGACATCGCGCTGCCGCACATCGCCTCCGGCCGCCTCCAGCGAGTCCTCGAGGATTGGTGCCCGTCGTGGACAGGGTACCACCTGTACTATCCGAGCCGACGGCAGTCCTCCCCGGCCTTCAACCTCGTTGTCGAGGCTCTGCGCCAACAGGGCTGA
- a CDS encoding carboxymuconolactone decarboxylase family protein yields MKFLAATLASLVLATPVVAQGSAPMSTPLENTSTLSISDIQSVSPALGRYAKEDVAGLWQRPQLSRRDRSLVTVAILIARNQTLDLPHYINLALDSGVTPRELSEAITNLAFYAGWPNAMAAVAVTKDIFAQRRIGPDQLPAASPQLLPQNEQAEAIRVASVQRLLGTAAPGLGQYTTDPLFKDVWLRPDLSPRDRSLVTITSLMANGQVAQLGGHLNRALDNGLTQEQAGEVVTQIAFYAGWPNAFSAGPVVAEVFKGRSN; encoded by the coding sequence ATGAAGTTTCTGGCCGCCACTCTCGCATCCCTCGTATTGGCAACCCCCGTCGTTGCACAAGGAAGCGCTCCCATGTCCACACCTCTCGAAAACACCTCGACGCTCTCGATCTCTGACATCCAGTCGGTCTCCCCGGCCCTCGGCCGATACGCCAAGGAAGACGTCGCCGGCCTGTGGCAGCGTCCGCAGCTTTCCCGTCGCGACCGCAGCCTCGTCACGGTGGCGATCCTGATCGCACGCAACCAGACATTGGACCTGCCGCACTACATCAACCTTGCCCTCGACAGCGGGGTAACGCCGCGCGAGCTCTCCGAGGCGATCACCAATCTCGCCTTCTACGCGGGCTGGCCGAACGCCATGGCGGCGGTTGCCGTCACCAAGGATATCTTTGCCCAGCGGCGGATCGGGCCGGATCAGTTGCCGGCCGCATCGCCGCAGCTCCTGCCGCAGAACGAGCAGGCGGAGGCAATCCGGGTCGCGAGCGTGCAGCGCCTTCTCGGAACCGCGGCTCCCGGCCTTGGCCAGTACACCACCGATCCGCTCTTCAAGGACGTGTGGCTGCGTCCCGACCTGTCGCCGCGCGACCGCAGCCTCGTGACCATCACGTCGCTGATGGCGAACGGGCAGGTGGCCCAGCTCGGGGGCCATCTGAACAGGGCCCTGGACAACGGCCTGACGCAGGAACAGGCCGGTGAGGTGGTCACGCAGATCGCCTTCTATGCCGGCTGGCCCAATGCCTTCTCCGCCGGCCCGGTCGTCGCAGAAGTCTTCAAGGGTCGGTCCAACTGA
- a CDS encoding glucose 1-dehydrogenase, translated as MTTTGRLAGRYALITGASRGIGRAIAIRFAQEGATVAINFSGSRGAAEETLRQAQEASRGAGGSDKPHMIVKADVGDEHAISRMFDEVLGIWGHLDILVNNAGIQSQAESHIYPLEEYRRILDVNLTGALVCSQAAIRHYLSRPGGGTILNCSSVHEMVPKPGFIAYSISKGGLRNMTRTLALEYADRGIRVNAVAPGAIVTDINAAWKDDPEARSNVESHIPMGRAGTPEEMAAVFAFLASDDASYVTGQTLYACGGLTLFGEFKENWSS; from the coding sequence ATGACAACGACTGGCCGGCTTGCAGGGCGCTATGCCCTGATCACAGGAGCGTCACGTGGGATTGGTCGGGCGATTGCCATCCGCTTCGCCCAGGAAGGCGCCACGGTCGCCATCAACTTCAGCGGCTCGCGAGGCGCCGCCGAAGAGACGCTCCGTCAGGCTCAGGAGGCCTCCCGCGGCGCCGGCGGCTCCGACAAGCCTCACATGATCGTCAAGGCCGACGTCGGCGATGAGCATGCCATATCACGCATGTTCGATGAGGTGCTCGGGATTTGGGGGCATCTCGATATCCTGGTGAACAACGCGGGCATCCAGTCTCAAGCGGAAAGCCACATCTACCCCCTCGAGGAGTATCGGCGCATCCTGGACGTCAATCTGACCGGGGCCCTGGTCTGCTCGCAGGCCGCGATCAGGCATTATCTCTCGCGGCCCGGTGGAGGAACGATCCTGAACTGCTCGAGCGTTCATGAGATGGTTCCCAAACCCGGCTTCATCGCCTACTCGATCAGCAAGGGCGGCCTAAGGAACATGACGCGAACACTGGCCCTGGAATACGCAGATCGCGGCATCCGGGTGAATGCGGTTGCTCCCGGAGCCATTGTGACCGACATCAACGCGGCCTGGAAGGATGATCCGGAGGCGCGCTCGAACGTCGAGAGCCATATCCCGATGGGCCGAGCAGGCACGCCGGAGGAGATGGCAGCCGTGTTCGCGTTCCTGGCCTCCGATGATGCCTCGTACGTGACAGGCCAGACGCTCTATGCCTGCGGCGGACTGACATTATTCGGCGAGTTCAAAGAGAACTGGTCGTCCTAA
- a CDS encoding MFS transporter: MTVGTASTYDVIPDRSPAWGAVLAMSLCCMVLVASEFMPVSLLTPIAADLHMTEGQAGQAISVSGIFAVLTSLSISGLTSRWDRRTVLLVLALSLIVSGTVVALAPNYTILMAGRAVLGIAIGGFWSMSAAAVMRLVPEDRVPRALALLQGGTALSSIVAAPLGSFLGGYIGWRGAFFCVVPLAAIALVWLLAKLPSMHAGQSTGSGNVFKLLRRPVVASGMVAITLFFMGQFALFTYLRPFLEIVTHVDVPTLSLILLLLGITGLAGTTLIETFLKNGMYGVMIAIPLAMAAIAIALIAFGSWLAGTAFLLGAWGLLGAPAPVAWNTWLTRTLPEDAEAGGGLMVAAIQLAITLGATVGGLLFDMSGYQSTFGASAAMLAAAGLMAFVTKRAGSSART; this comes from the coding sequence ATGACAGTCGGAACCGCCTCCACCTACGACGTAATTCCTGATCGCTCTCCGGCATGGGGTGCGGTCCTTGCCATGTCGCTGTGCTGCATGGTGCTCGTCGCCTCGGAGTTCATGCCGGTCAGCCTGCTGACCCCGATTGCCGCCGATCTCCACATGACCGAGGGCCAAGCCGGCCAGGCGATCTCCGTCTCGGGCATCTTCGCGGTGCTCACGAGCCTGTCCATCTCGGGCCTGACGTCCCGATGGGATCGGCGCACCGTCCTGCTCGTGTTGGCCCTCTCGCTGATCGTCTCCGGAACGGTCGTGGCCCTTGCACCGAACTACACGATCCTCATGGCCGGTCGGGCGGTGCTCGGCATCGCCATCGGGGGATTCTGGTCGATGTCGGCCGCGGCGGTGATGCGCCTGGTGCCGGAGGACCGCGTGCCTCGCGCCCTGGCGCTCCTGCAAGGCGGGACGGCGTTGTCCTCCATCGTCGCGGCGCCACTGGGCAGCTTCCTCGGCGGCTACATCGGATGGCGCGGAGCCTTCTTCTGCGTGGTGCCCCTGGCGGCCATCGCGCTGGTCTGGCTGCTGGCAAAGCTGCCCTCCATGCACGCGGGGCAGTCGACCGGCTCGGGCAACGTGTTCAAGCTGCTCCGCCGGCCCGTGGTGGCCTCCGGCATGGTGGCGATCACTCTCTTCTTCATGGGTCAGTTCGCGCTGTTCACCTACCTGCGGCCGTTCCTCGAGATCGTGACCCATGTCGATGTTCCGACCCTGTCGCTGATCCTGCTGCTCTTGGGCATCACCGGCCTCGCCGGAACCACCCTCATCGAAACGTTCCTGAAGAATGGGATGTATGGCGTGATGATCGCCATCCCGCTTGCGATGGCGGCAATTGCCATCGCCCTGATCGCCTTCGGAAGCTGGCTCGCTGGAACGGCATTCCTGCTCGGCGCATGGGGCTTGCTCGGCGCTCCGGCCCCCGTGGCCTGGAACACCTGGCTGACCCGGACCTTGCCCGAGGACGCCGAAGCCGGCGGCGGGCTGATGGTGGCCGCCATCCAACTGGCGATCACACTAGGCGCGACCGTGGGTGGCCTGCTGTTCGACATGAGCGGCTATCAGAGCACCTTCGGTGCGAGCGCAGCCATGCTGGCGGCTGCGGGGCTCATGGCGTTCGTGACGAAGCGTGCGGGATCATCGGCACGCACGTGA
- a CDS encoding (R)-mandelonitrile lyase translates to MTAAALVGEPANAQEIQVFPSGSSPSVIADPKNFSGQVVVDLLTPPSVETPASSGLVTFAPRARTAWHSHPAGQTLIVTAGKGWVQREGQARQEIKPGDAVWIPAGIKHWHGATDTNGMSHIAITYIQNGKNADWMELVTDQEYAIR, encoded by the coding sequence ATGACCGCTGCCGCCCTCGTCGGTGAGCCGGCCAATGCACAGGAGATCCAGGTTTTTCCGAGCGGCTCCTCGCCCTCCGTGATCGCCGATCCGAAGAACTTCTCGGGTCAGGTGGTGGTCGATCTGCTCACACCGCCATCCGTCGAGACCCCGGCCTCCTCGGGCTTGGTGACCTTCGCTCCACGCGCCCGCACCGCCTGGCACAGCCATCCGGCCGGTCAGACGCTTATCGTCACGGCCGGCAAGGGCTGGGTCCAGCGGGAAGGCCAGGCTCGTCAGGAGATCAAGCCCGGCGACGCCGTGTGGATTCCGGCCGGGATCAAGCACTGGCATGGCGCGACCGACACCAACGGCATGAGCCACATTGCAATCACCTACATCCAAAACGGCAAGAACGCAGATTGGATGGAGTTGGTCACCGACCAGGAATACGCCATCCGATAG